Within Kutzneria chonburiensis, the genomic segment TGGCCGTGTACAGGCCGACGCCGCCGACGAAATCGCCGGGATGCACGGGCAGGTTGTTGATCCGCCGCTCGCTGCCGGTGTCGCCGATGCCGCCGACGATCTCGTACCACGCGTAGTAGGTCGTGGCGCCGTTCGGGGCGACGTCCTGCGTGGTGCCGGCCTGGATCAGCGCCCCGTTGCCGGCGTTGAAGCCGCCGCCGATGCCGGCCCACGTCGACGAGTAGTAGCCGGTGGTGGAGTAGCCGGGCACCGGCGCGGTCACGGTCGGCACGGTCCAGCCGCCCTGCGCGTAGTTGGCGTGCTGCGTGACCTGGTAGCCGGACCAGTTGTTGGACAACAGGTTGTTCACCCTGGGCGCGCCGTCGTGCCGGATCCCGGTCGCGGTGCAGCTCAGGGTGGTGAGCCAGGTGACGTGCCGGCTCAGCGCCTCGGCGAACAGGCCGCCGGACGCGGCGGTCGGCACGACCGCGCCGCGGGCGCTGGTGCAGCCGTCGGCACCGGCGCCCAGAACCGTTGTGGCCGGCGCGGCGGTCGCCGGGACCGCCCCGGCGACCAGGCAGCCGGCGA encodes:
- a CDS encoding G1 family glutamic endopeptidase, which translates into the protein MRRSRWLAALAIAGCLVAGAVPATAAPATTVLGAGADGCTSARGAVVPTAASGGLFAEALSRHVTWLTTLSCTATGIRHDGAPRVNNLLSNNWSGYQVTQHANYAQGGWTVPTVTAPVPGYSTTGYYSSTWAGIGGGFNAGNGALIQAGTTQDVAPNGATTYYAWYEIVGGIGDTGSERRINNLPVHPGDFVGGVGLYTASGAQAGVCNFTIGTCVSVPLTSSPPGTTAEWIVEAPYSGGILPLADFHTVTFSNSCWALAYVQGGSCSSIRAGGAQPISMQQYAFGSYQTVAIPGALSADGGGFTDGYYQPFQQGPPCGHPGQPACP